A genome region from bacterium includes the following:
- a CDS encoding heavy metal translocating P-type ATPase, producing MGQETLELPIEGMTCASCVRRVERSLARVAGVERATVNLLTDSARVVFDPALATDAQLRGAVERAGYHVGVGGRPPGTAASSPVEATVPDDARDAAQRRQLDDLRAKWVTSLGVGAAMMLVTYLPLPVSPDVLAPFLLIGATVVQVWAGGTFYAAAWTAAKHGAATMDTLVAIGTSVAYGYSAFLTLWPGPARAWGLPPDLYYESAVLIIALVLLGRWLETRARRRAGAAIAALARLRPRTARVVRGADDVDVPVEAVRVGDLVRVRPGETVPVDGVVTEGASAVDESMLTGESLPVAKGPGDVVIGATLNRVGAFVFRATHVGRDTTLAQIVRLVEAAQESKAPVQRLADTVAGYFVPAVLAIAALTCLAWLAFGPEPRLTHALTTAVAVLIVACPCALGLATPTAIMVGTGRAAEYGILIRGGEALEQARWITRVVLDKTGTLTRGVLRVTRVIPRAGTTEADLLRLAAGAEIGSEHPIGEAIVGAAHARGLSLPHAEEFRAMPGRGVEARVDGRAVLVGNRAWMGERGVAFDAPGTAAGEAMSPAAGTTAVDVAVDGRASGTIEAADTLKPEAAEAVAQLRALGLDVWMLTGDAPAVALAIAREADIAPDRVLAGVRPDQKAEAVQRLRSTGVVAMVGDGINDAPALAQADLGIAIGTGTDVAMAASDITLVGGDLRGIVTAIALSRKTDAAVVQGLVWAFAYNMLLIPVAAGVLYPVAHVLLSPVLAAAAMAMSSVSVVTNALRLRRFRPAADVSTLLHPPLRERFGEYAYLAGIAAAALAVGAAAFALGGRGGLGR from the coding sequence ATGGGGCAGGAGACGTTGGAGCTGCCGATCGAGGGGATGACTTGCGCCTCGTGCGTGCGGCGCGTCGAGCGGTCGCTCGCGAGGGTGGCGGGTGTCGAACGGGCCACGGTCAACCTCCTGACCGACTCTGCCCGCGTGGTGTTCGACCCGGCGCTCGCGACCGACGCCCAACTGCGCGGTGCGGTCGAGCGCGCGGGGTACCATGTCGGCGTGGGAGGCCGCCCGCCCGGGACGGCCGCGTCGTCGCCGGTCGAGGCCACGGTCCCCGATGACGCGCGCGACGCGGCGCAGCGACGCCAACTCGACGACCTCCGGGCCAAGTGGGTGACGAGCTTGGGGGTCGGCGCAGCCATGATGCTGGTGACGTACCTGCCGCTCCCGGTGTCGCCGGACGTGCTGGCGCCGTTCCTGCTGATCGGTGCGACGGTCGTGCAGGTGTGGGCGGGCGGCACATTCTACGCCGCGGCGTGGACCGCCGCAAAGCACGGGGCCGCCACCATGGACACGCTCGTCGCGATCGGCACGAGCGTGGCGTACGGCTACAGCGCGTTCCTCACGCTCTGGCCCGGGCCCGCGCGCGCCTGGGGCCTCCCGCCGGACCTGTACTACGAATCCGCGGTCCTGATCATCGCGCTCGTCTTGCTCGGACGCTGGCTGGAGACGCGCGCCCGGCGACGGGCCGGCGCGGCGATCGCGGCGCTGGCCCGCCTGCGCCCGCGGACTGCACGCGTGGTGCGGGGCGCGGACGACGTGGACGTCCCGGTGGAGGCCGTTCGGGTGGGCGACCTGGTGCGCGTGCGTCCGGGGGAGACCGTGCCCGTGGACGGCGTCGTGACCGAAGGCGCGTCAGCGGTCGACGAGAGTATGTTGACCGGGGAGAGCCTGCCGGTCGCCAAGGGGCCGGGCGATGTCGTCATCGGCGCGACGCTCAATAGGGTCGGCGCGTTCGTGTTCCGTGCGACGCACGTGGGCCGCGATACGACGCTCGCGCAGATCGTCCGCCTGGTGGAGGCGGCCCAGGAATCGAAGGCCCCGGTACAGCGGCTCGCGGACACGGTCGCGGGTTACTTCGTACCGGCGGTGCTCGCGATCGCGGCGCTGACGTGCCTCGCGTGGCTCGCGTTCGGGCCCGAGCCCCGGTTGACCCACGCGCTGACCACGGCGGTAGCGGTGCTGATCGTCGCCTGCCCGTGCGCCCTGGGACTGGCGACGCCGACGGCGATCATGGTGGGCACGGGCAGGGCCGCGGAGTACGGCATCCTGATCCGAGGCGGCGAAGCGCTCGAGCAGGCCCGGTGGATCACTCGCGTTGTCCTTGACAAGACCGGCACGCTCACGCGCGGCGTGCTGCGGGTCACGCGTGTGATCCCCCGCGCCGGCACGACGGAGGCGGACCTGCTCCGCCTGGCGGCGGGAGCGGAGATCGGATCCGAGCATCCGATCGGGGAAGCCATCGTCGGGGCGGCGCATGCACGCGGACTCTCGCTGCCGCACGCTGAGGAGTTCCGCGCCATGCCCGGCCGCGGGGTGGAAGCCCGTGTGGACGGGCGCGCGGTGCTGGTCGGGAACCGCGCGTGGATGGGCGAACGCGGGGTCGCGTTCGATGCGCCCGGGACTGCGGCCGGTGAGGCGATGTCGCCCGCGGCCGGCACCACCGCGGTGGACGTCGCCGTGGACGGCCGCGCCAGCGGTACGATCGAGGCTGCGGATACGCTGAAGCCCGAGGCGGCCGAGGCCGTCGCTCAGCTGCGCGCGCTCGGGCTGGATGTGTGGATGCTGACCGGTGACGCCCCAGCTGTCGCACTCGCGATCGCTCGGGAGGCCGACATCGCTCCCGACCGCGTGCTTGCCGGGGTGCGCCCCGATCAGAAGGCCGAAGCGGTCCAGCGCCTGCGGTCGACCGGCGTCGTGGCCATGGTGGGCGATGGCATCAACGATGCGCCGGCCCTTGCGCAGGCCGATCTCGGGATCGCGATCGGCACAGGGACCGACGTCGCGATGGCGGCGTCGGACATCACGCTGGTCGGGGGGGATCTGCGGGGGATCGTGACCGCGATCGCGTTGTCCCGCAAAACCGACGCCGCGGTGGTTCAGGGACTCGTGTGGGCGTTCGCGTACAACATGCTGCTGATTCCGGTCGCGGCCGGGGTGCTGTACCCGGTCGCCCATGTGCTACTGAGCCCGGTGCTTGCCGCCGCGGCGATGGCGATGAGCAGCGTGAGCGTGGTGACGAACGCGCTCCGTCTCCGCCGGTTCCGGCCCGCCGCTGACGTGTCGACGCTCTTGCACCCGCCGCTTCGTGAGCGCTTCGGCGAGTACGCGTACTTGGCGGGGATCGCGGCGGCGGCGCTCGCCGTGGGCGCCGCCGCGTTTGCGCTCGGGGGGCGCGGCGGCCTGGGCAGATAG
- a CDS encoding heavy-metal-associated domain-containing protein → MAVVVLTVPDVSCEHCEQTVKSVLGPLPGVHDVTVDLAAKQVRVVYDEGTATVDRMKEVLGAEEYPVASSVRI, encoded by the coding sequence ATGGCCGTTGTCGTGCTGACGGTGCCGGATGTGTCCTGCGAACATTGCGAACAGACGGTGAAGTCCGTGCTGGGGCCGCTTCCCGGCGTGCACGATGTCACGGTGGACCTCGCCGCCAAGCAGGTGCGTGTCGTCTACGACGAGGGTACGGCCACCGTGGACCGGATGAAGGAAGTTCTCGGCGCCGAGGAGTATCCCGTCGCGTCGAGCGTCCGGATCTAA
- a CDS encoding glycoside hydrolase family 15 protein, with protein MEHYGIVGDLHTVALIGIDGSVDFLCFPRSDSPTIFCALLDDRRGGRFQIRPALGEARPRQLYLPDTNVLLTRFLSDEGVAEISDFMPVRDPAGVRALVRRAKTVRGHVRFRLICAPRFDYARVHHRVEVSGQDALFVPENGQPALRLRSAVPIRAAGGDVVAEFSLRAGEAAAFVLEEVARGGVSPTRNPEYVSEAFKDTLNFWRRWLGRAPYRGRWREMVNRSALALKLLVSDPYGAPVAAATFGLPELVGGERNWDYRYAWIRDASLTVSTLVRLGYDVEDANAFLRWVEARCRDVGPDGALQTVYRVDGGRDLEERILSHLEGYRRSVPVRIGNAAYTQLQLDIYGELLDAVAILQHRGGELSAGLWAALSRQVDWVCAHWHERDEGIWEVRGGPREFLYSRLMCWVAVDRALRLAADRSDTAPANRWRRARDEIARDIREQFWDPARQAFVQSKGSTSMGAATLRMPLVGFIAATDPRWRSTLAAIEAELIDDSLVRRYRVEESPDGLSGHEGTFSMCTFWYVECLARSGDLEQARFVLEKMLGYANHLGLYAEQLGLRGEHLGNFPQAFTHLALISAAHDLDRRLDAAGRSG; from the coding sequence ATCGAACACTACGGTATCGTCGGCGATCTGCACACCGTCGCCCTGATCGGGATCGACGGTTCTGTCGATTTCCTGTGCTTCCCCCGGAGCGACTCGCCGACGATCTTCTGCGCGCTGCTCGACGATCGTCGCGGCGGTCGGTTCCAGATCCGTCCGGCGCTCGGCGAGGCCCGGCCACGGCAACTCTACTTGCCGGACACGAACGTATTGCTCACCCGGTTTCTCTCCGACGAGGGTGTGGCCGAGATCTCGGACTTCATGCCCGTCCGGGATCCCGCGGGCGTTCGCGCGCTCGTCCGGCGGGCCAAGACCGTCCGGGGACACGTGCGTTTTCGCCTAATTTGCGCTCCGCGATTCGACTACGCCCGGGTCCACCACCGTGTGGAGGTGTCCGGGCAGGACGCGCTGTTCGTCCCTGAGAACGGCCAGCCGGCGCTGCGTCTGCGGAGCGCCGTGCCGATCCGCGCGGCCGGCGGCGATGTGGTGGCGGAGTTCTCGCTCCGCGCCGGCGAGGCTGCGGCGTTTGTGCTCGAGGAGGTCGCGCGCGGCGGGGTGAGCCCCACCCGCAATCCCGAGTACGTCTCCGAGGCGTTCAAGGACACGCTGAACTTCTGGCGCCGCTGGCTGGGGCGCGCTCCGTACCGTGGCCGCTGGCGAGAGATGGTGAACCGGTCGGCGCTTGCGCTGAAGTTGCTGGTCTCCGATCCATACGGCGCGCCTGTGGCGGCCGCGACGTTTGGTCTGCCGGAACTGGTCGGGGGCGAGCGCAACTGGGACTATCGCTACGCGTGGATTCGCGATGCGTCGTTGACCGTGTCCACGCTGGTCCGCCTCGGCTACGACGTGGAGGACGCGAACGCGTTTCTCCGGTGGGTCGAGGCCCGGTGCCGCGATGTCGGGCCGGACGGCGCACTGCAGACCGTGTACCGGGTTGACGGCGGACGCGATCTCGAGGAGCGCATCCTCTCCCACCTTGAGGGCTATCGGCGCTCGGTGCCCGTTCGGATCGGGAACGCGGCGTACACGCAGCTGCAGCTGGACATCTACGGCGAGCTGCTGGACGCGGTGGCGATCCTCCAGCACCGCGGCGGGGAGCTCTCGGCGGGCCTGTGGGCCGCCCTGTCGCGGCAGGTCGATTGGGTCTGTGCCCACTGGCACGAACGGGATGAGGGAATCTGGGAGGTCCGCGGCGGGCCGCGGGAATTCCTATACTCGCGGTTGATGTGTTGGGTGGCCGTCGATCGGGCGCTCCGGCTGGCGGCCGACCGCAGCGACACGGCGCCCGCCAATCGCTGGCGGCGCGCGCGCGATGAGATCGCGCGCGACATCCGCGAGCAGTTTTGGGATCCGGCACGCCAGGCGTTCGTGCAGTCCAAAGGCTCGACCTCGATGGGTGCGGCCACGCTGCGCATGCCGCTCGTCGGGTTCATCGCGGCGACCGACCCGCGCTGGCGGTCGACGCTGGCCGCGATCGAGGCCGAGTTGATCGATGACTCGCTCGTCCGTCGGTACCGCGTCGAGGAGTCCCCCGACGGTCTCTCGGGCCACGAAGGCACGTTCAGCATGTGCACATTTTGGTACGTGGAGTGCCTGGCGCGCTCGGGAGATCTCGAGCAGGCTCGCTTCGTCCTCGAAAAGATGTTGGGCTACGCGAACCACCTCGGGCTCTACGCGGAGCAACTGGGCCTCCGAGGCGAGCACCTCGGCAACTTCCCCCAGGCGTTCACGCACCTCGCGCTCATCAGCGCGGCCCACGACCTGGACCGGCGGCTCGATGCGGCCGGTCGTTCGGGCTGA
- a CDS encoding ABC transporter permease, which produces MTRRWRAFLRHRLGVLGAVLVAGTLAAALGAPLFARDNPLAMHMAQTLAPPSIAHWFGTDQFGRDEWSRVLYGARLSCTVGLLSMVLAVSVGLPIGAAAGFTGGPLDAVAMRVMDAILAFPAILLAIGLVASLGPSATSGIVAIGVVYVPVIARVVRGAVLVRRREEYVDAARALGQTSWGILWRHVLPNCVAPILVQVTVGFANAIVIEAGLSFLGAGTPPPAPSWGSMLNEARQFMVSAPLTAVFPGVAISLAVLGFNLLGDGMRDVLDPRLRP; this is translated from the coding sequence GTGACGCGGCGCTGGAGGGCGTTCCTCCGTCATCGCTTGGGCGTCCTGGGCGCCGTCCTTGTGGCGGGAACGCTGGCGGCCGCGCTCGGCGCGCCCCTGTTCGCACGCGACAACCCGCTCGCGATGCACATGGCGCAGACCCTGGCGCCGCCCTCGATCGCGCATTGGTTCGGGACGGATCAGTTTGGCCGGGACGAGTGGTCCCGCGTCCTGTACGGCGCTCGGCTCTCGTGCACGGTGGGCTTGCTGTCGATGGTGCTGGCGGTCTCGGTAGGCCTGCCGATCGGCGCGGCTGCGGGGTTCACCGGCGGGCCACTCGACGCGGTGGCGATGCGAGTCATGGATGCGATCCTCGCGTTTCCGGCGATCTTGTTGGCGATCGGCCTCGTGGCCTCGCTCGGCCCGAGCGCCACGAGCGGCATCGTGGCGATCGGCGTGGTGTACGTCCCGGTGATCGCGCGGGTCGTCCGCGGCGCGGTGCTCGTGCGCCGCCGGGAAGAGTACGTGGACGCGGCGCGTGCGCTCGGGCAAACCAGCTGGGGCATTCTGTGGCGGCACGTCCTGCCGAACTGCGTCGCGCCGATTCTCGTGCAGGTGACGGTCGGCTTCGCGAACGCGATCGTGATCGAGGCCGGGTTGTCGTTCCTCGGCGCCGGGACGCCCCCGCCGGCGCCGAGTTGGGGCAGCATGTTGAACGAGGCGCGCCAGTTCATGGTGTCCGCGCCGCTGACGGCGGTGTTTCCGGGTGTCGCGATCTCGCTCGCCGTCCTCGGGTTCAACCTGCTCGGCGACGGCATGCGGGACGTGCTGGACCCCCGCCTTCGCCCCTAA
- a CDS encoding ABC transporter permease, translating to MLSYLQTRVLALVLVLAIMSVIVFSFVHLIPGDPVDAMLGVEVDPSTKQAVRREMGLDRPVLQQYGWWIGRALRGNLGRSVRTNEPVSVMLGEKLPVTLELTVAAGVVGLCIALPAGVLAAVRRNSAWDLGAMGIALAGVAIPSFWLGVMLILLFALHWRLLPSIGYVPFTRSPTDALRHLVLPAVTLGLGLAGALTRMVRSGVLEELGEDYVRTARAKGLRLARVIARHVLRNAILPTLTVLGVQISVLLGGAVITEQIFAWPGVGQLAVQAVQSRDYPVLQGTILVVAALATMVQLLVDLAYALMDPRIRYT from the coding sequence GTGCTTTCCTACCTCCAGACCCGCGTCCTCGCGCTCGTCCTCGTTCTGGCCATCATGTCGGTCATCGTCTTCTCGTTCGTCCATTTGATCCCGGGGGACCCTGTGGACGCCATGCTCGGCGTCGAGGTGGATCCGTCGACGAAACAGGCCGTCCGCCGCGAGATGGGACTCGACCGGCCGGTTCTTCAACAGTACGGGTGGTGGATCGGCCGCGCCCTCCGCGGGAATCTCGGGCGCTCCGTGAGGACGAACGAGCCCGTCTCCGTGATGCTCGGCGAAAAGCTTCCCGTCACCCTCGAACTGACCGTCGCGGCGGGCGTCGTCGGCCTGTGCATCGCGCTCCCGGCGGGCGTGCTGGCCGCGGTCCGCCGTAACTCAGCATGGGATCTTGGGGCGATGGGGATTGCCCTCGCCGGTGTCGCGATCCCGTCCTTCTGGCTTGGCGTGATGCTCATCTTGCTGTTCGCGCTGCACTGGCGTTTGCTCCCGTCGATCGGGTACGTTCCCTTCACGCGCAGCCCGACAGACGCGTTGCGGCACCTCGTGTTACCGGCTGTCACGCTCGGACTCGGACTCGCGGGCGCGCTGACACGTATGGTGCGCTCCGGCGTCCTCGAGGAACTCGGCGAGGACTATGTGCGGACCGCCCGTGCAAAAGGGCTGCGGCTTGCCCGCGTCATCGCCCGGCACGTGTTGCGCAACGCGATCCTGCCGACCCTGACGGTGCTCGGCGTCCAGATCAGCGTGCTGCTGGGCGGCGCCGTGATCACCGAGCAGATTTTCGCGTGGCCCGGCGTCGGGCAACTCGCCGTCCAGGCCGTGCAGAGCCGCGACTACCCCGTCCTGCAGGGCACCATCCTCGTCGTGGCGGCGCTCGCGACCATGGTACAACTGCTGGTCGACCTCGCGTACGCGCTGATGGACCCGAGGATCCGCTACACGTGA
- a CDS encoding ABC transporter substrate-binding protein, which translates to MLTSVRIWLHVTCALVVVALACPPVLLAQTPTRGGTLIVGVPADLPNLDPHRSALTIIYTSLSPLYQPLVELAANLALRPELATSWNVSPDGLTWTFNLRHGVLFHNGREMTSADVKFAINRILDPKTGARGRGDLSPIESIATPDKYTVLFKLKSPFGVFPNKLATTFQGIVPPEAVDPATNQVTKPIGTGPFRFDEWKTNDHLSLKRWDRYWEPGKPYLDGVMVKPITDETVRLTALQTGDIMISTDVPQARLEDLFKHPSSDYVIRLNRGGAGQGVIALNTRRKPFDNVKVRQAIAYAINKQELVEAAYRGWGHPVNQNFTPSSPWYLPVKDRAQDLARAKQLLAEAGLPGGLKATMIVGNGYGLPTVAQVFQAQVQRIGVTVDLQLYDIPTWSQRFVAGDYDFVNTGFFAKVDPDDAYYRYLHTNGGAWSIGGFISDPALDQALDQARAESDPGKQRALYVRVVQTMQDDASMLIFGSGDSAAGWRTTVHGFVPQLIGALSYAGGGVQDVWLSK; encoded by the coding sequence ATGCTCACATCGGTACGGATCTGGCTACACGTGACCTGTGCGCTCGTCGTCGTGGCCCTCGCGTGTCCACCCGTGCTCCTTGCGCAGACACCCACACGCGGCGGGACGCTCATCGTCGGCGTTCCGGCCGACCTCCCGAACCTCGATCCGCACCGATCGGCACTCACGATCATCTACACGTCGCTGAGCCCCCTCTACCAACCGCTGGTGGAACTGGCGGCGAACCTCGCCCTCCGCCCGGAGCTCGCCACGTCCTGGAACGTCTCGCCGGACGGACTGACGTGGACCTTCAACCTCCGCCATGGCGTCCTGTTCCACAACGGACGCGAGATGACGTCGGCAGATGTCAAATTCGCCATCAACCGCATCCTCGATCCGAAAACGGGGGCTCGCGGCCGCGGCGACCTGAGTCCGATCGAGTCGATCGCCACGCCGGACAAGTACACGGTCCTGTTCAAACTCAAGTCGCCGTTCGGCGTGTTCCCGAACAAGCTGGCGACGACGTTCCAGGGCATCGTGCCTCCTGAAGCGGTGGATCCTGCCACCAACCAGGTGACGAAACCGATCGGGACGGGCCCGTTCCGCTTCGACGAATGGAAGACGAACGACCACCTGTCGTTGAAGCGGTGGGACCGATACTGGGAACCCGGGAAGCCATACCTCGACGGCGTCATGGTCAAACCGATCACGGACGAGACGGTCCGTCTGACGGCGCTGCAGACCGGCGACATCATGATCTCCACGGACGTGCCGCAGGCGCGGCTTGAAGATCTGTTCAAACACCCGTCTTCGGACTACGTGATCCGCCTCAACCGAGGCGGGGCGGGCCAGGGCGTGATCGCGCTGAACACGCGCCGCAAGCCCTTCGACAACGTCAAGGTCCGGCAGGCGATCGCGTATGCGATCAACAAGCAGGAGCTGGTCGAGGCCGCGTACCGCGGGTGGGGGCATCCGGTCAACCAGAACTTCACCCCGTCGTCGCCCTGGTATCTCCCGGTCAAGGACCGCGCGCAGGATCTCGCCCGGGCAAAACAGTTGCTCGCGGAGGCAGGGTTGCCCGGTGGGTTGAAGGCCACGATGATCGTCGGCAACGGCTACGGGCTGCCCACGGTCGCCCAGGTGTTTCAGGCGCAAGTGCAGCGCATCGGCGTGACCGTCGATTTGCAGCTGTACGACATCCCCACGTGGTCGCAGCGGTTCGTCGCAGGGGACTACGACTTCGTCAACACCGGCTTCTTCGCCAAGGTCGACCCCGACGATGCGTACTACCGGTATCTCCACACGAACGGCGGGGCCTGGTCGATCGGCGGCTTCATCAGCGATCCTGCGCTAGATCAGGCGCTGGATCAGGCGCGGGCGGAGTCGGACCCCGGAAAGCAGCGGGCGCTCTACGTCCGCGTCGTCCAAACGATGCAGGACGACGCCTCCATGCTGATCTTCGGCAGCGGCGACTCTGCGGCGGGCTGGCGCACGACCGTCCACGGGTTCGTCCCGCAACTCATCGGGGCGCTCTCATACGCGGGAGGCGGCGTGCAGGACGTCTGGCTTTCTAAGTAG
- a CDS encoding transposase has product MDEFCRLTNRDRKVAIRLLRHPPKRARRRAGRPRQYLSTLRPALEQVWEASDYLCSTRLAPFLPELIAALERHDEVMLSAEQRSALQQISPATIDRLLHSVRRQHRRHGLATTSPSLAALRAQVPLRPFTEWGNVRPGHMQADLLAHCGESMYGFYLTSLLAIDVATGWTELQAVWGKGQTRVGSAVHAIRQALPIPLESIHTDNGGEFLNHILIPWCRREHVGFTRGRPYRKNDQAYVEQRNGSVLRRFIGYDRYCTRAAFLALKVVHALLRPYVNFFQPIRKLVSKERHGARVRKRYDRAQTPYRRLLASKVLTPAQRDALTAEYHRLTPLQLRTDLEARLQALWKLADR; this is encoded by the coding sequence TTGGATGAGTTCTGTCGGCTCACCAATCGCGATCGCAAGGTGGCGATCCGGCTCTTGCGGCACCCGCCGAAACGAGCGCGGCGTCGGGCCGGCCGCCCCCGACAGTATCTGAGCACCTTGCGGCCGGCGTTGGAGCAGGTGTGGGAAGCCAGCGACTACCTCTGCTCCACGCGCTTGGCGCCCTTTCTGCCGGAACTGATCGCGGCCCTGGAGCGCCACGACGAGGTGATGCTCTCGGCGGAGCAGCGTTCCGCCCTCCAGCAGATCAGTCCCGCCACCATCGATCGGCTCTTGCACTCCGTGCGCCGGCAGCACCGACGCCACGGCCTCGCCACGACCAGCCCCAGCCTCGCCGCCTTGCGCGCCCAGGTACCGCTGCGCCCGTTTACGGAGTGGGGCAACGTCCGCCCGGGCCACATGCAGGCGGATCTGCTGGCGCACTGCGGGGAAAGCATGTACGGTTTCTACCTCACCTCGCTCCTCGCCATTGACGTCGCCACCGGGTGGACCGAACTGCAGGCCGTGTGGGGCAAGGGCCAGACACGCGTCGGCAGCGCCGTCCACGCGATCCGCCAAGCGCTGCCCATCCCCCTGGAGAGCATCCATACCGATAATGGCGGGGAATTCCTCAACCACATCCTCATCCCGTGGTGTCGCCGCGAGCACGTCGGCTTCACCCGCGGTCGGCCCTACCGGAAGAACGATCAGGCCTACGTCGAGCAGCGCAACGGCTCCGTCCTCCGCCGCTTCATCGGGTACGATCGCTACTGCACCCGCGCGGCCTTCCTGGCGCTCAAGGTGGTGCATGCGCTCCTGCGGCCCTACGTGAACTTCTTTCAGCCCATCCGCAAACTCGTCTCCAAAGAGCGCCACGGCGCCCGGGTGCGCAAGCGGTACGACCGCGCGCAGACGCCCTACCGCCGGCTGCTCGCCAGCAAGGTCCTCACTCCAGCACAACGCGACGCGCTCACCGCTGAGTATCACCGGCTCACCCCGCTTCAGCTGCGTACCGACCTCGAGGCACGCCTCCAGGCGCTCTGGAAACTCGCCGACCGGTAG
- a CDS encoding Hsp20/alpha crystallin family protein, whose translation MLIRRGDPFEDIVKLQRELGNLVRTFGEPVVTTPMNMFPPMEAFYYKHALVLRAFIPGIAPKEVDLSVSGNLLTIKGERKPEFMIPPEGFLFSEITYAKFERTLALPEGLKTEKIQAKYLNGVLEITIPVTEAVLPKKVPVEEVVPHSEKVFAGAVR comes from the coding sequence ATGTTGATTCGCCGTGGGGATCCATTTGAGGATATTGTCAAATTGCAGCGGGAACTGGGCAATCTCGTTCGAACGTTCGGGGAGCCAGTTGTCACAACTCCAATGAACATGTTTCCGCCAATGGAGGCTTTCTACTACAAGCACGCGTTGGTATTGCGAGCATTCATCCCCGGCATAGCGCCAAAGGAAGTAGATCTCTCAGTCTCCGGCAACCTGCTCACGATCAAGGGTGAGCGGAAGCCGGAGTTCATGATTCCGCCGGAGGGGTTCCTCTTCTCGGAGATTACCTACGCCAAGTTTGAGCGCACACTGGCGTTGCCGGAGGGCTTGAAGACCGAGAAGATCCAGGCGAAATACCTCAACGGTGTGCTGGAGATCACGATTCCCGTGACGGAAGCCGTTCTGCCGAAGAAGGTACCGGTGGAAGAGGTTGTACCTCACAGCGAGAAGGTCTTTGCGGGGGCGGTCAGATAG
- a CDS encoding DinB family protein, producing MMPASNRDLVDYFDYLCLAREKLFGWIRNGPVEMYTRSFPVGHGTISTTLVHIARSQWGYTQWLSGRSVTAADNPLQMDKQPPFEELATIWTGVNPQTRQVLADLDRDRYIEWVPMLYKPPMTIRINGAVLAGQLIFHEIHHRAQVMMMLRHAGVTAETLDYALRSVWEKH from the coding sequence ATGATGCCTGCCTCGAACCGGGACCTCGTCGATTATTTCGACTACCTCTGCCTCGCGCGGGAGAAACTCTTTGGCTGGATACGGAACGGCCCCGTCGAGATGTACACGCGGTCGTTCCCGGTTGGGCACGGCACGATCAGCACCACGCTTGTTCATATCGCTCGCTCCCAGTGGGGGTACACGCAATGGCTGTCCGGGCGAAGCGTCACGGCGGCGGATAACCCTCTTCAGATGGATAAGCAACCGCCCTTTGAGGAACTGGCGACGATCTGGACGGGCGTGAATCCACAGACACGCCAAGTGCTAGCCGACCTCGACCGCGACCGTTATATCGAGTGGGTTCCGATGCTATACAAGCCCCCGATGACGATTCGGATCAACGGAGCCGTCCTCGCTGGTCAGCTAATATTCCACGAAATACACCATCGTGCCCAGGTGATGATGATGCTTCGCCACGCTGGCGTGACAGCGGAGACCCTGGACTACGCGCTACGTAGTGTTTGGGAGAAACATTGA